The sequence below is a genomic window from Marmota flaviventris isolate mMarFla1 chromosome 9, mMarFla1.hap1, whole genome shotgun sequence.
TCCATTCTTTTACCTATTTATTGAtaggattatttgtttttcagtgttaagttctttgagctctttgtatattctagatattaacccCCTTTCAGAGGAGtttctggcaaagattttttcctatCCTGTGggctctcttttcatgctcttgtttcctttgctactgagaaggtttttaatttggaGCCAccccacttactgattcttgattttattttttgagcgtTAGGAGTCTTATTCAGGAAGTTGGTGTCCGCACCGATATGTTGGactgttgagattttttttttatattgtaggagttgcaaagtttctaggtccttggtccacccTGAATGGATTTTTGTGCAGGGCAAGAGATGAGGATCTAGCTTCATTCTTCCATATaaggatatccagttttccctgcaccatttgttgaaaaggcatacattttctccaatgtatgtttttggtacttttgtcaagaatcaggtaactatatttatgtggatttatcttcatgtcttctattctattccatgggtcttcatgtctgttttgatgccaatatcatgctgcttttgttactatagctttgtagtataattttccctaaaaattttaatactgtatttctagttctttaaagaatgtcactggtatttttATGGGGATCACATAGAATCTGTGCATCAATTTTGGTAACGTTAccaatttgacaatattaattctacctatccaagaacatgagagagatttccattttctgaggccttcttcagtttccttctccagagttctataattttcattgtagaggtttttcacatccttggttagatttatcccctaaaatatattaataataaagtgGACCTCACAgtcatctacagaatatttcattcatcaacaattaaattaacttttttatcAGCTCCCCATAGAACATTCTCCATTTAGACCGTATTTTAAGACACAAAGTaagtcttaacaaatacaaaaaattgaaataattccttgcatcttaccATAAAACAATGGTATGAAATTGGAAAACCAAtaacaagataaaaaacaaaaaccatttaaCAAATGAACATTGAATAATATGCTTTTGAATAATGAATGGGTGATAGAAGGAAACAggggagaaatgaaaaatttttagaaacaattaaaacaaagataCATATCAAAATCGCTGAGACtttatgaaggcagttctaagagcaaaatttatagcattgagtgcttacataaaaaaaaagaaccaaaaagatCCCCAATCGATGATCTAATATTCTAACTCAAGATCTAGAAAAGCAAGAGCAAACTAATTccagaacagaaaataataattaagatgAGGGCCAAAattaaggaagagaaggaaattaaagatacaaatagaaaaaaaattcaacttatctctgttttttagatgacatgatcttatactTGGATGGCtcaaaaatctccaccagaagacttctagagctgatcaACAAATTCAGCAAATTGGCAGTATATAAGATCGATATAAAAAATCAATAGGTTTCCTTTCTTTAATAAGGAACCtgctcagaaaataatttaaaaaaacaattccattcacaataacctcaataAACCATTTGGGAATAAATTCTCCCCGTTTTAAACTGTGGCACAGAAACATAGTGACCTGTCCAAGGTCACCCAACCAGTTAGTGGAAATGCCAGGATTTCAATGTAGACAGGTCATGACCagagataatttattttctttaccacTACAATATCCTACTCCTCTAAATACTTGTATTGTTTCAAAACACCTTTTAAAATTGCTATAACAATCTTGGAACACAGTAAAAATAGGGAAcacaatgattattttattttattttttcagatgaatacactttaaaataactaaaataatttggGAGATGAATAAACCCAGACATGGTTATGTTCTTGTCCAGGGGTATAAATAAGGATGTGCATCTTCCTGGATTCTGTGCTTCTTCTCCCAAGCAGGATTCAAGGAGAATAGTGCTCTGGGGAGTGAAAGGGAACTAACCTTTCTTAGACTTCACATAAATCATAGCTGGATGAATTATAGCCTCATTCTTCACTGTACTTCACAACCAAGAAGGCAACAATGTATCACTGTTATCAGACAATCATCTGACAGGATGTCCAGAAGGACTAAACGAGATAATACTTACTCTTTTCAGACTACCTGGCACCTAGTGTTCAGTTAATATAAATGTTATCTGAATCTGGATTGACATTGGTAAAGAGTGATTTACAGAGGATGGACAAGCTTTCAAccgaaatgaaaataataagtatttgaaGACAGACATTTTGTCTGAGTTGGGTCTGGAACTAGCAGACATAGTACAAGTTTCTACAGACTGTCAGACAGAGGTCAGAAGATGCCAGTTTCAGGTTATTGGGATCCTGGCATGCTCATGTCATTGGGGTGACATTAGAGTACATGAATCATTTCCTGTGCATAAGTAATTTAtccattttgccttttttttttttttttttaccggtGAAGCACAATTTCAAGATGTCATACCTGGAGAACAGTACTAAGGTGAATGAGTTCAGACTCTTGGGATTGACCGACACCCCAGAGCTGCAAGTTCCCCTCTTCATAATGTTCACCCTCATCTATCTCATCACTCTCACTGGGAACCTGGGGATGATCACATTGATCCTGCTGGACTCCCgtctccacacccccatgtactttttcctcagTCACCTCTCCCTGGTGGACTGCGTTTACTCCTCGGCCGTGACCCCCAAGGTGATGGCTGGGCTTCTCACAGGGGATAAAGTTATCTCCTACAGTGGATGTGCTGCTCAAATGTTCTTCTTTGTGGCTTTTGCCAGCGTGGACTGCCTCCTGCTggctgtgatggcctatgaccgtcATGCAGCGGTATGTACACCCTTGCATTACACCACCACCATGACGACCAGTGTGTGTGTCCACATGGCTGTGGCCTGCTACCTCTGGGGCTTTGTCGAATCTGCCTCCTACACTGGGTtcactttctccctctccttctgccGTTCTAATGTGGTCCATCACTTTTTCTGTGATATCCTCCCAATCCTTGCCCTCTCCTGCTCTGATACCTACATAAATGAGACCGTGCTTTACATCTTAACAGCCTTCAATGTCTTTTTTGCCCTGGTGGTTATCCTGACCTCCTATCTGTTCATATTCATTGCTATCCTGAGGATGCGCTCAGCAGAAGGACAGAAGAAAGCTTTCTCCACCTGTGCATCTCACCTCACGGCCGTAACCATATTCTACGGAACCATCATCTTCATGTACTTACAGCCCAGTTCTAGCCATTCCATGGACAATGACCAAATGGCCTCTGTCTTCTATACAATCATAGTTCCCATGTTGAACCCAATCGTCTATAGTTTAAGGAATAAAGAGGTTCATAAGGCTTTCAAGAAAGCCATGGAGAAGATGATGACTCTTTTCCTCACATAATTTTAACTAGGGAGATCATACAATCTGTATGGTTAATCAGTTATCTACTGTTGTGTAACAAAGTGCTCcgaaatttagtggcttaaaacaatggcttattatttttcatgattctATGAACAGGGCAGTTTCTTTTCACAGGCTTGCTCATGAGGTTGTGTATGTTCTAGAAGGCCAGCTGAGCTGGAAGGTGCAAGATGGTCTTTTACACATTTCTGGTGTATTGATGCTGGCTACTTGCTAGGTCACCTTAGTTCATGTCTACACAATCTTTTATCTTTCGGAGGCTGGATATACTTTTTTATATGACATTTTCAGGCCAATATTTAAATAGTATGAAGGTAAAACTCAAAGACTTGTTGAAGCCCAAATTCAAAAACTCATACATTTCTTTAGCACACTATAGTGGTCGATGTGAGTCAAAAGTTTGACCCAGATTTGAGTAGGAAGAAAGAGACATCACCTCTTCAGGAAAGGAGATTCAAAGACTTTGTGGCTACAGAGTTAATCCAGCACAGTCAGAAATTAGGTAAACTGTGGTAACAAAAATACAGTGACATAAATCACAAATTATTTCTCAAGTGGCAGTAGCTGATGTAGCAGGGTAAAATGAACTCTCTAGATGGCTATGACCTCTTGCCATGTTTGGATGGAGAATTGAATAGCGtattgaaatatttcttcatCATAAACACTCGACCTGGAGGAAAGCAGAAggagaaaagatgaaagaaaagcaaTGTTTTCTCTTTCAAGTGATGTAGTAGCTTTCATGACTTCTGAGCACATTCTATCGTCAAGAATTCATCTATTTGGATGCAACCAGTTGCAAGGCTGACTGCCTTGCTGAAATGCCAATACTCTGGAAGAAAAAGAGGATGAGTTTTTGGAGAAAACTAGTCATCTTCCAAATGATTTGTTCCTGAGTCTGAACTAACGTGTGTTTTTTCCCTTCCTGGAACTTTTTTTCCTAGACCTTGCATTGCTTCTCCAAATAACTTTTTCTTGACCCTTCCATCAAAGATGCTCTCCTAAGTAATCCCTCACCCTCCTCTTTGtcacaaaatttaaacaaatctctgaaattatatttcatattggCTCAAACACTTAATTTCTATGTCTTGTGAGTCATGTGTAATCATGCATAAATAACctggttgtttgtgtttttgaaaagCAGAGATTATATAATTTGCTGATGTATTAGCTACAAGTGTGGAAAAATAGTAGCTCAGTTGCCTAAACAATTAGAAAGCCACAAGACCATTATGTGAGATGTGAGATTGTGATAGTAGAAGGTTTGCTGTGGGAGGAGGACGTGAGTCTCCTTTGGGTGCTTTCTTATCTTGAAGTGTCTGTTGGATACTACAGGAGAAGTTTAAAACtgcaatgaagaaataaatttgggAGTTATTAGCATGTAACTGGTATTTACTGCCACAAGAATGAGTGCTATGCATGAGGGGACATAGGCAGAGAGGTGGCTCAAGGGCTGAGACCTGAAGAGCTTTCTCAATAAGATGAGATGGTCTTAAACTTCCATTAAAGAAGAATACTTTAAGCATCCCTATTTTGGTAGAGTCATACTGGAACAAGAACTACAAAAATTTAGGGTGTTGCCTTCACAGTCAGGTGTTACCAACCACCAGACTCAGAATTTTTGAAGGAGCTAGGAACTACAAGTAAAGCAAATTTAAATCTGGAAGGAACATTCAGGATCATCTAATTGGACATTTCACtcctataaatgagaaaaatgtgtttcCACTGGCCACTGGCTGATTACCTGGGGCTCTTTGAGCTCTAAGATACATACCAAGTACATCTTCCAATTTCCCATGGGTGTccatccattattttttttctataaaaatgtctACTCTGGCATCTCATGTGTCCCAATATACATTCTAAATGATATTGTATTCATTTACCCAGTGATGTTGAGGAATTTGCTTATGGTCATACAACTCTCCAGTGGAAATTTATGAGTAGAACCCAAGTAGCTGGACTGGCTCTTACAATTCCATCTTTGTTGATACATTATTGAATTGAATGGAGGCAATAAGCCTGTCCattctccattcattcattgtgGACCCTAAAATGCATCCAATTACACTGGTCCCCACTTATCCATGGTTTTGCTTTCTATAGTAAGTAGCCTGCAGTCAATCCTAGTTTGAAAATATTGAATGGAAAATTATAGAAGTCAAAACAATCCATGTTTTTTATTGCATGCCATTCTGAATAGCATGATGAAATTGCATGTTGTCCTGCTCCATCTCCCTAAGGACATGGATCATCTGTTTGTCCAACTTAATCATTCTGTATACACTACTTGTTCACTAGTCACTCAGTGGTCTTTGTGGTTTTCAGATCAACTGTTATAGTATCACAGTGCTTGTTCATGTAACCCTTTGTTAATCTAATAATAACCTAAAATACAAGAGTAGTGATGGTGATAAATTTATTACAGTGTATTGTTATAATCATCTTTTTATTACTTactattgttaatctcttattgtgcccaatttctaaattaaactttatgaaAAGTATGcatgtataggaaaaaacatagtatGTATAGAGTTCAGTGGCATCTGTAGTTATccttttatagtattttaaaatagaatattaaattttctcttctttacatTTACCACCATACCCATTTTGAGCATGTATAGCGTGcgcgcgtgtgcacacacacacacatacacacacacaaaatctatgACTTAAAATAGGGTTACATTCTGATAAACCTGAGTCGAAAATAGCCtaagttgaaattttatttaacatcCTAGTAAACCCATCAAATATCACAAAAATCGCAAATTGAATCATTGTTAAACCACGGAC
It includes:
- the LOC114100087 gene encoding olfactory receptor 5B2-like isoform X2, which produces MHKENSTKVNEFRLLGLTDTPELQVPLFIMFTLIYLITLTGNLGMITLILLDSRLHTPMYFFLSHLSLVDCVYSSAVTPKVMAGLLTGDKVISYSGCAAQMFFFVAFASVDCLLLAVMAYDRHAAVCTPLHYTTTMTTSVCVHMAVACYLWGFVESASYTGFTFSLSFCRSNVVHHFFCDILPILALSCSDTYINETVLYILTAFNVFFALVVILTSYLFIFIAILRMRSAEGQKKAFSTCASHLTAVTIFYGTIIFMYLQPSSSHSMDNDQMASVFYTIIVPMLNPIVYSLRNKEVHKAFKKAMEKMMTLFLT
- the LOC114100087 gene encoding olfactory receptor 5B2-like isoform X1; this translates as MSYLENSTKVNEFRLLGLTDTPELQVPLFIMFTLIYLITLTGNLGMITLILLDSRLHTPMYFFLSHLSLVDCVYSSAVTPKVMAGLLTGDKVISYSGCAAQMFFFVAFASVDCLLLAVMAYDRHAAVCTPLHYTTTMTTSVCVHMAVACYLWGFVESASYTGFTFSLSFCRSNVVHHFFCDILPILALSCSDTYINETVLYILTAFNVFFALVVILTSYLFIFIAILRMRSAEGQKKAFSTCASHLTAVTIFYGTIIFMYLQPSSSHSMDNDQMASVFYTIIVPMLNPIVYSLRNKEVHKAFKKAMEKMMTLFLT